The DNA region CCAGTTCTTCGCCGGCGGCGCCGACGGCCTGGACTACCGGCCGCACACCACGCCGCTGTCGCTGGTCGACCGGCCGCCGATGAACTCGCTGCGCCAGCGCTGATCGGGTAACCGCGATCTCCACGGAGCGATGAGGCACTATCGAAACCGTGACACTGGTGTTGCTCTACCTCGTGGTGCTCGTCCTCACCGCGCTGCTGCTGTTCGGGGTGGCCAGCGTGCTGTTCGGCCGCGGGGAACAGTTGCCGCCGTTGCCGCGGGGCACCACCGCGACCATGTTGCCGGCCTCAGATGTGACCGGTGCCGATGTCGACGCGGTCAAGTTCTCCCAGGTATTGCGGGGCTACCACACCGGTGAGGTGGATTGGGTGCTGGAGCGCCTGGGCGCCGAGATAGACCTACTGCGCGGTCGGCTGGCGGCGGCGGAGGCGGCCGATGCTCCCGCTGCGGAGCCGCGATGAGCGGGGTCGCCCACGACGGCCGCACCCGGTGCGGTTGGGTCGACGGTGGCTCGGAGCTCTACCTCGACTACCACGACCGGGAGTGGGGGCGCCCGGTGCGCGATGCGGCCGCGTTGTTCGAACGGGTCAGTCTGGAAGCCTTCCAAAGCGGCCTGTCGTGGCTGGTGATTCTGCGCAAGCGGGAGAATTTCCGTCGCGCGTTCGCCGGTTTCGACGTCGAGACCGTCGCGGGGTTCACCGAGGCGGACGTGCTGCGGCTGATGGGCGATGCCGGCATCGTGCGCAACCGGGCCAAGATCGAGGCGACGATCGCCAACGCCCGCGCGACCCTCGAGCTGGGCACGACCGACCTGGTGGAGCTGTTGTGGTCGTTCGCCCCGCCGGCGCGCCCGCGCCCGATCGACCTGGCGGCGGTGCCGGCCGTGACTCCGGAATCGACGGCGATGGCCCGGGAACTGAAGCGCCGCGGGTTTCGTTTCGTGGGTCCCACCACCGCATATGCGTTGATGCAGGCCACCGGGATGGTCGATGACCACGTACAGGCATGTTGGGTGCCACCGATCAGCGGTTAGATCCACTAAAATGGACGGCGGAATTGGGTCTTGTGCACGCGCCGTCGCCGATAGGGAAGAATGGCGAAGTGAAATCGCAGTTCGATACCGGACGCTGTGACTGCCGTGCACGCCCGGTGGAGATCAAGGGCGCGGCCTGCGGGCCGGTACCTGGAGGGAGCACTCGATGGCGGCCATGAAGCCCCGGACCGGTGACGGTCCGCTGGAAGCGACAAAAGAGGGGCGTGGCATCGTGATGCGGGTACCACTCGAAGGCGGTGGACGGCTGGTCGTCGAGTTGACTCCCGACGAGGCCGCCGCACTCGGCGACGAACTCAAGGCCGTCACCAGCTAGAGACGCCGCCGGTTCGGACTGTCCGTCGGCTCAGCGGGCCGCCTACCGGTGGCCGGTCGGGTCGATCACCCCTGCCCGCGTCGGATCATCGACCCCGCGGTGCCGCACGCCGTCGTCTCCGGATCGACGATGCCCGACGATTCGTGCACCGACGGGCAGAACTGCTGTCGCCGAGAGTAATTCGCGGGTCTGCCGCGCCGGTGGTGTTTCCGGGGCACAACCGCCGTAGATCTTGGGCCGGTGTCCCGCGTCGACATCGCCGCCCGCACGACCGGCACGCTGGTGTTGCGCGGCCGTCGGCAGCGTGGCGGAGGGTGGAGCCCAACCTGTGAGAACCGTTCGCAATCGTGAAGTCGACCTGGCAGGGCCCCGACGCGGCCGATAGGTTTGTGGCCATGAGGGAAGCGCCGCATGTGCTGGGCATCGTTCTGGCCGGTGGTGAGGGCAAGCGACTGCATCCGCTGACCGTGGATCGGGCGAAGCCGGCGGTCCCGTTCGGGGGCGCCTACCGGTTGATCGACTTCGTGCTGTCGAACCTGGTCAACGCGCGTTATCTGCGGGTCTGCGTGCTGACGCAGTACAAGTCGCACTCGCTGGACCGGCACATCTCCCAGAACTGGCGACTGAGCGGCCTGGCGGGGGAGTACATCACCTCGGTGCCGGCCCAGCAACGCCTCGGCCCGCGTTGGTACACCGGTTCCGCCGATGCCATCTACCAGTCGCTGAACCTGATCTTCGACGAAGATCCGGACTACATCGTGGTTTTCGGCGCCGACCACGTGTACCGGATGGACCCCGAACAGATGGTGCGCTTCCACATCGACAGCGGTGCGGGCGCGACCGTCGCCGGGGTTCGGATACCGCGAGCGGAGGCGTCGTCGTTCGGATGCATCGACGCCGACGAGTCGGGGCGGATCCGTGGCTTTCTGGAGAAGCCGGCGAACCCGCCCGGCACCCCCGGCGACCCCGACAGCACGTATGCGTCGATGGGCAACTACGTCTTCACCACCAAGGTTCTAGTCGATGCGATCCGCGCCGACGCCGACGACGACCACTCCGATCACGACATGGGCGGCAACATCATTCCGCGCCTGGTGGCCGACGGGATGGCGGCCGTCTACGACTTCTCCGACAACGAGGTGCCCGGGGCCACCGAGCGCGACCGGGGCTATTGGCGCGACGTCGGGACCCTGGACGCGTTCTACGACGCGCACATGGACCTGGTGTCGGCGCACCCGATCTTCAACCTCTACAACAACCGCTGGCCGATTCACGGGGCGACGGAGAACCTCGCGCCGGCGAAGTTCGTCAACGGGGGCTCGGCGCAGGAGTCGGTGGTGGGCGCCGGCAGCGTCATATCGGCGGGCTCGGTGCGCAATTCGGTGTTGTCGTCGAACGTGGTGATCGACGACGGCGCCATCGTGGAGGACAGCGTGATCATGCCCGGGACCCGCATCGGTCGTGGCGCGGTGGTGCGGCACGCGATCCTCGACAAGAACGTCGTGGTCGGTCCGGGCGAGATGATCGGAGTCGACCTGGAGAAGGACCGGGAGCGGTTCTCCATCAGCGCCGGCGGTGTGGTGGCCGTCGGTAAAGGGGTGTGGATCTAGCGGGTCGCGGCTCGACGGGGCCTAGAACGGTTCCTCGGCGCCGCCGGGGTTGCAGCCGTTGGCGAGCAGGTTCAGGGTGCTCACCACCGGGCGCCACGGCTCCAGGTTCCAGCTGGTCTTGCCGGGGTTGATGAACTCGACGAACTGCCAATGGCAGATGAACTGCTCGCGCATGCCGGGCGTGTTGGCTTCCGGGTTGCGCTTGACGACCTCATCCCAGGCCTGCTCGCCCTGGCGCAATGTGCCCGGCACGCCGGCCTCACCGCGGGCGGATTCGGTCGGATAGACCCGCAGGCTGCTGCCGTCCTCGTAGGTCACCCACTCGGTGCTGCCGACATAGGGCGCCGCGCTGGTGCCGGCGACACCCAGCAGACCGGCCGCGCCGCCGAGGCCGCCCGCGCCGCCCTCCCCGCCGATGCCGCCGTCGCCGCCGCGGCCGAATATCCAGCCGCCCGCGCCCCCGTCGCCGCCGGTGCCGGCGTCGTCGCCACCGGCCCCGCCGACCCCGCCGATACCCAGCACCAAGCCACCGGTCCCACCGTCACCGCCGGCGAAACCGGCGAATCCCGCCCCGCCGGCGCCACCGACGCCGAAGATCCCCGCGTCGCCACCGGTACCGCCGTCGGCGTTGATTCCGGCGATACCGGTACCGCCGTTGCCGAACAGGAAGCCGCCGTCACCGGCATCGCCGAACCAGCCCGACTGGCCCAGCAGACTGGAATTGACGCCGTCGAAGCCGTCGAGACCGTCACCGATGAGGTCCCGGCCGAACAGCGTCACGAACGGCGCGTTGACGGCGTCGAGGGTGGCTTCGCCGAGCGGGGTGGCGAGCCATTCCCGCAGGGCGTCGTGCAGCGGGGTGTAGAGGTACTCGTGCACCCATTCGGCGACGTCGACGGAGTGCGTCGGCCCCGGCCATGCCAGGACCGCGTCGATCCCCTCAGACAGCTGCGCGTGGAACGCCGGGTCGAGTTGGCCGACGAATTCCCCGGCCAGGTTCATCAGGCCGCGCAGGCTGGTCACGTCGAATTCGCCCGCGGCGCTGGAGACGGCCGCCAACGGCTCGGCGTCGTCGAGCGCCCAATCCCAATCCGCTTGCGCGGCGGGGGCGTTCAGGGCGGGAGCGATGCCGAGGGCCAGGGCACCCGCCGTGGCGGCCAGTGCCCGGCCGGGAGAGTAGGTTCGGCGACCGACACGGCGCTGATCGGGTGTACGCATCGCTTATCTAATCTCCCTAACTGAAAAATAACAGCATTCGCTTAGGGGACTGTAAGCCATGTGGGGCGCGGTGGCCGCGTACCGTGCCGCTCACCGGATGTATGGAAGCAGACGATGGTGCACCCGTCGTGTACCGCGAGTTGGGCGCCGCCGCTGTACTTCTGCGAGCGAGCGTGTCTGTACGTCAAAACCCGGCGTGTCGCGTACAACTGCGCACGCTCACGCCCGGAAAAACGGCGGTCAGTCGCGGACGGCGGCCAGCAGCCCGTCGCCCAGTGGGATCAGAGCCGGAGTCAGGCGCTCGTCCTCGGCGATCAACCGGGCGGCCTCGCGCACCGCCACCACCTCGGCGTCGTTGGCCGACGGATCGCCGGCCCGGCCGCCCAGCGCGGCCCGGTGCACCACCACCACGCCGCCGGGACGCAGCAACCGCACGGCTTCGGGCACGTAACCGGGCTGGTCGACCGGGTCGGCATCGATGAACACCAGGTCGTAGGACTCGTCGGCCAGACGGGTCAGCACCTCTTGGGCGCGGCCGCTGATGAACCGGGTGCGGCCCGGCCCGATCCCGGCGTCGCCGAACGCCTGCTTGGCGGTGCGCTGATGCTCGGGTTCGATGTCGATGGTGGTCAGCACGCCGTCGTCGCCCATGCCGGACAACAGCCAGAGTCCGCTGACGCCGGCGCCGGTGCCGACCTCGACCACCGCCTTGCCGCCGCTGAGCTTCGTCAGCAGGCTCAACAGTGCGCCGACCGCGGCGCTGACCGATCCGACGCCGATCTCGCCGGCCCGGTCGCGTGCGGCGGCCAGGACCGCGTCCTCGGACATCGAGTTCTCGGCGTGCGCCAGCAGGGCGTCGGCCCGGCTGCGCGACTGCTCTCCAGAAATGTCGTCGGTGCTGGACATGTCCGCAGCGTAGGACACCGCCGGCCCGGCGCGCGCATCGGCGCGCCTTGCCGACACGCCCGGGCCGACGCCCGTGTCCGAACTGTTATCCGGGCCCATAACCGCAGTATCGGGCGCATTCGAACACAGGTTCACAGTCGCCGTTCAGTAGCAGCACAGAGCCGGCATACCGCGATAGGCAACGGTATCGGCATGGAACGAGGTATGAACCGGCCTCGCGACGCTCGGAATACGAGGGGCCCGTTGCATGTTGACCCCGATAACGCGCTGTCGTCATCGGACGGCGGCCCTGATGTGGAGGACGTCGCCATAACCACTTTGCTGCCCCCGGTCGCCATGTCGCACCCGACCACCCACTCGGACCGTTACTCCGACGCCGAGTGGGTGGAGCCGTCCGAGGAACCGCAGGGGACCGCGGTGTTCGACGCCACCGGAGACGTGGCGGCCATGCCGTCCTGGGACGAGTTGGTGCGTCAGCACGCCGACCGGGTGTACCGGCTGGCCTATCGCCTCTCCGGGAGTCAGCAAGACGCCGAGGACCTCACCCAGGAGACCTTCATCCGGGTGTTCCGGTCGGTGCACAACTACCAGCCCGGGACCTTCGAGGGTTGGCTGCACCGCATCACCACCAACCTGTTCCTGGACATGGTGCGCAAGCGCGGCCGGGTGCGGATGGAAGCGTTGCCCGAGGACTACGACCGGGTGCCGGCCGACGAACCCGACCCCGAGCAGATCTACCACGACGCACGGCTGGACCCGGACCTGCAGGCGGCGCTGGACTCGTTGGCGCCGGAGTTTCGGGCAGCCGTCGTACTGTGCGACATCGAGGGCCTGTCCTACGAGGAGGTCGGGGCCACCCTCGGGGTGAAGCTGGGGACGGTGCGCAGTCGCATCCACCGCGGACGCCAGGCGTTGCGCGACTATCTGGCCGCCCGCCCGGCGGCGCGCGACGGTGCCGCTTTCGGTGGCGCCGCCGGCTGACGTCCGCCGTCGCCGACACCCTCGGAGTTCCGCGTCGGCGGGCGATATCGCGCTACATTCTTGTCAGGGCGTAGTTCATTGGGGTCGCGCGATCGGAGAGGAGTCCGGTGTGACGGATCGCGGAGGTGTCTTCCGTCGCGCGTTCTCCTGGCTGCCCGCTCAATTCGCGTCGCAGAGCGACGCCCCGGTGGGCGCACCCCGGCAGTTCGGTTCCACCGAGCACCTGTGCAGCGAGGCCATCACCGCCTACGTGGACGGCGAACTGCGGATGAACGCCCATCTGCGTGCCGCCCACCACCTGTCGTTGTGTCCCGACTGCGCTGCCGAGGTGGAGTATCAGGGCAGGGCGCGTTCGGCCCTGCGGGATTCGCATCCGATCCGGATCCCGGCGGCACTGCTCGGCCAGCTGGCCCAAATTCCGGAGAAGCCGGGAGACTGTCCCCCCGACGAGCCGGCAGGGCCGATGCCCGCCCGGTTGGCCGACGGCAAACCTCAAGAACGTCGCAGACGTCGGTAAGGTGGATGCGGTGCGGCGCCAGCGCCAGGTAATGCTGTGCTCGCGGCGCCGGGAAGCGACCCAGGGGTGTACCCGGAAGAGGAACAGGTGAGCTCCAACAACGAGAACGCCGGCGGTAACCGCTTGGCGCCGCGTCCCGTCTACCGGCCCCCGGTGGACAGCGCGGCCCAGAAGACCTTCGGGCGGCCCGACGGCGTGCCCGGATCCTTCATCCCCGCCGAGGTGCGGCCCAAGCATTACCGCGAACAGGGCGAGTTCAGCCCCCGTGACCTGCCGCCGGACCCGGTGCTCAAGGAGGCCTTCGGCCGTCCCTACGGCAGTGGGCCCTCCCTGCAGCGTCATCCGGCCGACGCCGGTGCCCTGAACCGCAACGGCAAGTCCGGCGCGGCAGCGGCGCCTCCAGACCCGTGGCGTGACCCCGCGGCCGGTGCCGCGCTGGGCAGGCCGGCGATGATCCCGGCGGCACCGCGGATGGCCGGCGACGCCGGCGGCCGTCTCGGGGTGCGCGACGTGCTGTTCGGCGACCGGATCTCCTACCGGGCGCTGGGCGTGCTGGCCGCCATCGCCTTGGCGATCGGCATGGTCGGCGGCTGGGTCGGGCGCACCACGGCGCAGGTGGTGGAGGCGTTCACGACGTCGAAGGTGACGCTGTCGACCAAGGGCAACGCCGAGGAACCGGCCGGGCGATTCGCCAAGGTCGCCGACGCCATCGCCAACTCCGTGGTGACCATCGAATCCGTCAGCGACGATCAGGGCATGCAGGGCTCCGGGGTGGTCATCGACGGCAAGGGCTACATCGTCACCAACAACCACGTGATCTCCGAGGCCGCCAACAACCCCAGCAAGTTCAAGACCACCGTGGTGTTCAACGACGGCAAAGAGGTGCTGGCGAACCTGGTCGGTCGCGACCCCAAGACCGACCTGGCCGTGCTCAAGGTCGACAACGTCGACAACCTGTCGGTGGCCCGCCTCGGTGATTCCGACAAGATCCGGGTGGGCGACGAGGTGATCGCCGCGGGTGCGCCGCTGGGCCTGCGCAGCACCGTCACCCACGGCATCATCAGTGCCGTGCACCGGCCGGTGCCGCTCTCCGGGGATGACTCCGACACCGACACCGTCATCGACGCGGTGCAGACCGACGCCTCGATCAACCACGGCAACTCCGGTGGCGCGTTGATCGACATGGACGCTCAGCTGATCGGGATCAACACCGCCGGCAAGTCGCTGTCCGACAGTGCCAGCGGCCTGGGATTCGCGATCCCGGTCAACGAGATGAAGACGGTGGCCGAAGCGCTGATCAAAGACGGCAAGATCGTGCACCCCACGCTGGGCGTGAGCGCACGGTCGGTCAGCAATGCCATCGCCTCCGGGGCCCAGATCGCCAACGTCAAGGTGGGCGGCCCCGCGGAGAAGGGCGGCATTCTGGAGAACGACGTGGTGGTCAAGATCGGTGACCGCACCGTCGCCAACGCCGACGAGTTCGTGGTGGCCGTGCGGAATCTGGCCATCGGCAAGGAAGCCCCCGTCGAAGTCGTCCGCGACGGGCGTCACGTGACGCTGACGGTGACCCCCGCCGCCGACGGTTAAATGTTCGCGAACGTCGGGTGGGGCGAGATCCTCGTCCTTGTGGTGGTCGGACTGGTGATCCTGGGCCCGGAGCGGCTACCCGGAGCCATCCGATGGACCGCGGGCGCACTGCGGCAGGCCCGTGACTACGTCACCAACGCCACCGATCAGCTGCGGGACGAGATCGGACCGGAATTCGACGACCTGCGCGCACCGCTGAGTGAACTGCAGAAGCTGCGGGGCATGACACCGCGGGCCGCCCTGACCAAGCATCTGCTCGACGGGGACGACTCGCTGTTCACCGCGGTCGATTCCCTGGCCGCGGAACCGCTGCCCACGGTGGTCGCCCCCGCGGTGACGCCGAAACTCGTCGGGCCCGCCCCGTTCGACACCGACGCGACCTGACCCGCGGCCGGTACGGCCACCGCGCCCGCGGTGGGACGCCGGATCAGCGCCGGGTGGAACCGGTGTCCAGGCCCAGCGACATCCCGACCAGCCCGCGCTTGCGGGTGGCCAGCCGTTCGGCGATACGCCGCAACTCTTTGCCCGCTGCGGATTCCGGCGAGAGCACCACGGGGGACCCCGAGTCGCCGCCGGTGACCATCTCGGTGTCGATGGGCACCTGACCCAGCAACGGGACGTCGCGGCCCATCGCCCGGGTCAGCCGCTCGGCGACCCGCTCGCCGCCGCCCTCACCGAACAGATGCATGGTGGACCCGTCGGGCATGGCCAACCCGGCCATGTTCTCCACCACGCCGACGACCTGCTGACGGGTCTGCAGGGCGATCGCCCCGGCCCGCTCGGCCACCTCCGCGGCCGCCTGCTGCGGCGTGGTCACCACCAGGATCTCGGCGGAGGGCACCAGCTGGGCCACCGAGATCGCGATGTCACCGGTGCCCGGCGGCAGGTCCAGCAGCAGCACGTCCAGGTCGCCCCAGTACACGTCGGCGAGGAACTGCTGCAACGCCCGGTGCAGCATCGGGCCGCGCCAGACCACCGGGGTGTTGCCCTGGGTGAACATCGCAATCGAGATCACCTTCACGCCATAACCGATCGGCGGCATGATCATCGAGTCGACCTGGGTGGGCAGCGCGGTGACGCCCATCATCCGCGGTACCGAGTGCCCGTAGATGTCGGCGTCGAGCACGCCGACCGACAGGCCGCGTTCGGCGAGCGCGACCGCGAGATTGACCGTCACACTGGACTTTCCGACCCCGCCCTTGCCGGAGGCGATCGCATAGACCTTGGTCAGCGAACTGGGCTGGGCGAACGGGATGACCGGTTCGACGGTGTCGCCACGCAACTGTTTGCGCAGTTCGGCACGCTGCTCGTCGCTGAACACATCCAAGCTGACCTTGACCGGACCGGTACCGGGCACATCGTTGATCGCCCGGGTCACCATGTTGGTGATCTCGGCCTTCATCGGACAGCCGGCGATGGTCAGGTAGATCGTGGCGTGCACGCTGTGATCGGCTGCGATCTCGATGCTCTTGACCATGCCCAGATCGGTGATCGGGCGCCGAATATCGGGATCGAGCACGGTGCCCAAAGCTGCATAGATCGCGTCGTGCAGGGCGGCGGTGTCATCGGGATTCTGGGACATCGCAATCGAGTCTAGGCCAGTGCGCGTGCGCTGCTACCTGTGATCTTGGTCAGAACGGCGGGGCCGGAGGTGCACCGTCCGGCGGCGGCGTCGCATAAGCCTGCTGCGGAGCCGGTGCGGGCTGCTCGGGGGGAGCCGGCGCGACGGCGTACGCCTGCATCGGTGCAGGCTGTTCCGGTGCGGCTTCCGGGACGCCGAACGAGTCCGGCGGCAGCGCGGCCGGTGCCGGCGGAGCGCCCGCGCCTTGCGGTTCCAAGCAGATCATCCGGCAGGCCGCCGAGGGACGCGGCAGTTGCTGCTCGGCGGGAGTCATCCACGGTGCCAGCCAGGGCAGGCTGGCCATCTGGGTTTCAAAGCTCGGCTGGCCCAGGTCGATCAGCGTGGATCCCCCGGACTGTTCGGCCGGCGACATCCCGTGCATGGCAAGCGATTGCGGTCCCAGCCCCTCCGGGTGCTCCAGATGCTCCAGATGCGGATCGGCGATCGGCGGCGCCGGGCCCACGATCGGCGGCAGGTCCACGGGCGCGACCCCGGTCGCATAGGCCGCGGCCCAGCCCATCACGTTCTCGGCGTAGGCCATCGAATTGTTGTAGCGCAGGATCGCGCTCAGCACCTGGGACGGATCACGCAGGTTCATCCCGCCGCTGCACAGATAGCGCGCGGCGGCCAGCGTCGCGTCGTAGACGTTCTGCGGGTCCGCTTTGCCGTCGCCGTCGCCGTCGGCGGCGTAGCGGGACCAGGTTCCGGGCAGGAACTGCATGGGGCCCATGGCGCGGGCGTAGACGACACGGCCGGGCGCACTGCTGGCCACGATCACCTCGTTGCCGGGCAGGGTGCCGTCGAGTGCGGGGCCGTAGATCGGCTGGAGCACGTTGCCGCGTTCGTCGGTTGCGCCGCCGTTGGCGTGGCCGGACTCGATGCGCCCGATGCCGGCCAGCAGGTTCCAACTGATGCCGCATTCGGGGGCGGCGGTGGTCATCTGGTGTTCGGCGTTGCGGTAGGCCTGCAACGCGGTCTTGGGGATGCCCAACGTGCCCGGTGCGTAGACGACCGCTGCCGGCGGTGCCGACGGCGCACCGGAGGCCACCCGCAGGTTCGCCTGCGGACGCTGCACCGCGACCACCGACGGCCCCGAGGAACGGCCCGCCGACGAGGTGCTGACGGACGCGGCCAGCGGGGTGATCGCGGCGTTGCGCAGCGGCAGCGTGGTCGACGGAGTCCGGGGAGTGGCGCCTACCGCGCCGGCGAACACCAGCGGGGTGATGAATGCCAGTCCGAATGCCGGACGTAAAGCCGACCGGGCCGCCCGCCGCAACCTGGCAGCGCGCGACACCGATACCGGTGCGTCGCCCCCTGTAGGCACTCGGCCGCCCCTAATTCCGCGATGATGAAACCCGGCCGGGCTTCGTGAACTAGGTCACCATACCCAACGTCTGTCCCACCGGTGACGGTTATCCGGCTCAAACCGCCGGTCAGCTCGGTGCGTGCGGGCGCTCGCCGCGGCCGGGATCGGACTCGGGTTGCAGGGCTTCGAGCAGTTCCCGCACCCGCTCGAGCTCGTGGTGCAGGTAGTCGCGGGTGGGGACTTCGCCGACCGCCAGTCGCAGCGACGCCAGTTCCCGGGCAAGGTATTCGGTGTCGGCCTTGGTCTGCGCCGCGCGCCGGCGGTCTTCGTCGAGGCTGACCCGGTCCCGGTTCTCCTGTCGGTTCTGGGCCAGCAGGATCAGCGGGGCCGCGTAGGCGGCCTGGGTGGAGAACGCCAGGTTGAGCAGGATGAACGGGTACGGGTCCCATTTCAGGCTGACCGCGTAGACGTTCAGCAGGATCCATCCCACCACCAAGATGGTCTGAATGGCCAGATAGCGCCCGGTCCCGAAGAATCGGGCCACCGATTCGGTGAATCGGCCCAGCGCGTCGGGGTCCATCCGCAGGCCGGGCAGTCGCGAGGTGCGGGGGGTGGAGAGCCGCTGTGATGTCGAGCGGTCGGTCACTGCGTCCTCCCGGCGATTTTCGGCCCCAGGTCGGGTTCGGGCGTTTCCCGCCAGTCAGCGGGCAGCAGGTGATCCAGCACGTCGTCGACGGTCACCGCTCCCAGCAGGTGGTTCTGCTCATCGAGCACCGGCCCGCAGACCAGGTTGTAGGCCGCGAAGTACCGGGTCAACTGGGCCAGCGACACCTCCGGGTTCAGCACCGGCAGGTCGGAGTCGACGATCCCGCCGATGAGATCGGCCGGCGGCACCCGCAGCAGCCGCTGCAACGGGATGGAGCCCAGATAGTGTCCGGTCGGGGTGGCGGTTGGGGCGCGGGTCACGAAGACCAGCGACGACAACGCGGGGGTCAGGTCGGGGTCGCGCACCCGGGCCAGTGCCTCGGCGACCGACGTGTCGGCGGTCAGCACCACCGGGTTGGAGGTCATCAGGCCACCGGCGGTGTCGGGGGAGTGCTCCAGCAGTCGGCGCACCGGAATCGAGTCGTCGGGATCCATCCGGGCCAGCAGCGCCTCGGCCTCGGTGGGGTTCATCACGCCCAACAGGTCGGCGGCGTCGTCGGGGTCCATCTCTTCGAGGACGTCGGCGGCACGCTCGGTGCCCAACTGCCCGAGCACCACGGCCTGACGTTCTTCGGGCAGTTCCTGGAGGATGTCGGCCAATCGCGCGTTGTCCAGCGCGTGGATCACCTCGTAGCGGCGTTTGGGCGGCAGTTCGCGGATGGCGTCGGCGACTTCGATCGGACGCCAGCCCTCGAACTGCTGCAGCAGTTGCGCCACGCCCTGCCCCGGCATCGCCAGTGCCGACGGGGTCAGCCCCTGCACGTTCTGCCAGTCCACGATGTGTACCGCGGCGCGCCGGCCCAACCGCCGCGAATGGCGCACCGCGATCCGGGTCACCAGCCAGTCGCGCGTCCGGCTCTGCTCGATGGCCAAGTCGGTGATCGTCACGTCGACGTCGGCCAGTTCCGGCAGTTCCGGGTCGGTGACCCGGACCTTGGTGTCGAGCACCTGCCCCAGCACCAGCACCTCGCCGGGGCGCTGGTTGAACTTGCGCAGCGATACGCTGCCGGTGTTGAGAGTGACGGCGTTGGGTTCGATGGCGGCGACCCGCAGGATGGGCACGAAGATGCGTCGGCGGGTGGGTAGTTCCACCACGAGCCCCAGGACACGGGGCTGCTGGCGGACGATGCTCAGACTGACCACGACGTCGCGGACTCGACCCACGGATTCGCCGAACGGGCCCAGCACCAGCAACCGCGCGAGCCGTGCTGCGTAAACCCTGTTGCTCGACGCCATGGTTGAAAGGGTAGGAGTATTTAGGTGACCAACGCATATCGCCCCCGCCGTACCTGCCTGTCGGTCCCCGGCAGCAGCCAGA from Mycolicibacter sp. MU0083 includes:
- a CDS encoding S1C family serine protease, with the protein product MSSNNENAGGNRLAPRPVYRPPVDSAAQKTFGRPDGVPGSFIPAEVRPKHYREQGEFSPRDLPPDPVLKEAFGRPYGSGPSLQRHPADAGALNRNGKSGAAAAPPDPWRDPAAGAALGRPAMIPAAPRMAGDAGGRLGVRDVLFGDRISYRALGVLAAIALAIGMVGGWVGRTTAQVVEAFTTSKVTLSTKGNAEEPAGRFAKVADAIANSVVTIESVSDDQGMQGSGVVIDGKGYIVTNNHVISEAANNPSKFKTTVVFNDGKEVLANLVGRDPKTDLAVLKVDNVDNLSVARLGDSDKIRVGDEVIAAGAPLGLRSTVTHGIISAVHRPVPLSGDDSDTDTVIDAVQTDASINHGNSGGALIDMDAQLIGINTAGKSLSDSASGLGFAIPVNEMKTVAEALIKDGKIVHPTLGVSARSVSNAIASGAQIANVKVGGPAEKGGILENDVVVKIGDRTVANADEFVVAVRNLAIGKEAPVEVVRDGRHVTLTVTPAADG
- a CDS encoding DUF3117 domain-containing protein, giving the protein MAAMKPRTGDGPLEATKEGRGIVMRVPLEGGGRLVVELTPDEAAALGDELKAVTS
- the sigE gene encoding RNA polymerase sigma factor SigE, which produces MERGMNRPRDARNTRGPLHVDPDNALSSSDGGPDVEDVAITTLLPPVAMSHPTTHSDRYSDAEWVEPSEEPQGTAVFDATGDVAAMPSWDELVRQHADRVYRLAYRLSGSQQDAEDLTQETFIRVFRSVHNYQPGTFEGWLHRITTNLFLDMVRKRGRVRMEALPEDYDRVPADEPDPEQIYHDARLDPDLQAALDSLAPEFRAAVVLCDIEGLSYEEVGATLGVKLGTVRSRIHRGRQALRDYLAARPAARDGAAFGGAAG
- the glgC gene encoding glucose-1-phosphate adenylyltransferase yields the protein MREAPHVLGIVLAGGEGKRLHPLTVDRAKPAVPFGGAYRLIDFVLSNLVNARYLRVCVLTQYKSHSLDRHISQNWRLSGLAGEYITSVPAQQRLGPRWYTGSADAIYQSLNLIFDEDPDYIVVFGADHVYRMDPEQMVRFHIDSGAGATVAGVRIPRAEASSFGCIDADESGRIRGFLEKPANPPGTPGDPDSTYASMGNYVFTTKVLVDAIRADADDDHSDHDMGGNIIPRLVADGMAAVYDFSDNEVPGATERDRGYWRDVGTLDAFYDAHMDLVSAHPIFNLYNNRWPIHGATENLAPAKFVNGGSAQESVVGAGSVISAGSVRNSVLSSNVVIDDGAIVEDSVIMPGTRIGRGAVVRHAILDKNVVVGPGEMIGVDLEKDRERFSISAGGVVAVGKGVWI
- a CDS encoding DNA-3-methyladenine glycosylase I; the encoded protein is MSGVAHDGRTRCGWVDGGSELYLDYHDREWGRPVRDAAALFERVSLEAFQSGLSWLVILRKRENFRRAFAGFDVETVAGFTEADVLRLMGDAGIVRNRAKIEATIANARATLELGTTDLVELLWSFAPPARPRPIDLAAVPAVTPESTAMARELKRRGFRFVGPTTAYALMQATGMVDDHVQACWVPPISG
- a CDS encoding O-methyltransferase, which encodes MSSTDDISGEQSRSRADALLAHAENSMSEDAVLAAARDRAGEIGVGSVSAAVGALLSLLTKLSGGKAVVEVGTGAGVSGLWLLSGMGDDGVLTTIDIEPEHQRTAKQAFGDAGIGPGRTRFISGRAQEVLTRLADESYDLVFIDADPVDQPGYVPEAVRLLRPGGVVVVHRAALGGRAGDPSANDAEVVAVREAARLIAEDERLTPALIPLGDGLLAAVRD
- the rseA gene encoding anti-sigma E factor RseA, whose protein sequence is MTDRGGVFRRAFSWLPAQFASQSDAPVGAPRQFGSTEHLCSEAITAYVDGELRMNAHLRAAHHLSLCPDCAAEVEYQGRARSALRDSHPIRIPAALLGQLAQIPEKPGDCPPDEPAGPMPARLADGKPQERRRRR
- a CDS encoding DivIVA domain-containing protein, whose translation is MTLVLLYLVVLVLTALLLFGVASVLFGRGEQLPPLPRGTTATMLPASDVTGADVDAVKFSQVLRGYHTGEVDWVLERLGAEIDLLRGRLAAAEAADAPAAEPR
- a CDS encoding DUF2599 domain-containing protein, translating into MRTPDQRRVGRRTYSPGRALAATAGALALGIAPALNAPAAQADWDWALDDAEPLAAVSSAAGEFDVTSLRGLMNLAGEFVGQLDPAFHAQLSEGIDAVLAWPGPTHSVDVAEWVHEYLYTPLHDALREWLATPLGEATLDAVNAPFVTLFGRDLIGDGLDGFDGVNSSLLGQSGWFGDAGDGGFLFGNGGTGIAGINADGGTGGDAGIFGVGGAGGAGFAGFAGGDGGTGGLVLGIGGVGGAGGDDAGTGGDGGAGGWIFGRGGDGGIGGEGGAGGLGGAAGLLGVAGTSAAPYVGSTEWVTYEDGSSLRVYPTESARGEAGVPGTLRQGEQAWDEVVKRNPEANTPGMREQFICHWQFVEFINPGKTSWNLEPWRPVVSTLNLLANGCNPGGAEEPF